In a genomic window of Papilio machaon chromosome 4, ilPapMach1.1, whole genome shotgun sequence:
- the LOC106720670 gene encoding tumor protein p63-regulated gene 1-like protein isoform X3: MSDILDDDLELRVGTLQLTSDNANADNRLDNASDAKSSNKNKNQLNANPSVLSGADSLSSSTSSFAGRDARAEGISNPEPRNASEPERTVYPRYDVPFNRENIKDFFTFRKGVVENAIQECITALLFPEDGEYLGSWLLTEITLWDNEKERIVLLTSRLVMTIKYDFIAMKQLDFKKTYLDDLDTIAIGELVYPPSSLVPRLNGIATGVTTVVKDCVIDRLCRRPTGNEEAKLERNLRGVRLMWNKGEPLSLKTAWNPFSQDVPFLTFASHPIFWHKDTEGMKDSLFSSEQERDGTLEERAMYDMETFAQKLQRAIESMPSSTCCIHHSPIVIQSYLGVTSLLHNKISLGFFKVRGKFSF; this comes from the exons ATGAGTGATATATTGGACGATGATTTAGAACTACGTGTTGGTACGTTACAGCTAACTTCAGATAATGCTAATGCAGATAATCGACTTGATAATGCGTCAGATGCTAAAAgttccaataaaaataaaaatcaattaaacgCGAATCCTTCTGTTCTGTCGGGTGCTGATTCACTTTCATCCTCCACATCTTCGTTTGCAGGTAGAG ATGCTAGAGCAGAAGGTATATCAAATCCAGAGCCAAGAAATGCATCAGAACCAGAGAGGACTGTGTACCCACGTTACGATGTGCCATTCAATAGAGAAAATATAAAGGACTTCTTTACATTCCGTAAAGGTGTTGTGGAGAATGCAATCCAAGAGTGCATCACAGCTTTACTGTTTCCTGAAGACGGGGAATACCTAGGATCCTGGTTACTTACCGA AATAACATTATGGGATAATGAGAAAGAAAGGATTGTTCTCCTGACATCGAGACTGGTTATGACAATCAAATACGATTTTATTGCAATGAAACagttagattttaaaaagacTTATTTAGATGATTTGGACACCATTGCAATAGGCGAGTTGGTTTATCCACCTTCATCTTTAGTACC TCGCTTAAATGGCATCGCAACAGGTGTGACAACAGTTGTCAAAGACTGTGTCATAGACCGCCTCTGCAGACGACCAACGGGCAATGAGGAAGCAAAATT gGAAAGAAATCTTCGTGGTGTGAGATTAATGTGGAACAAGGGCGAGCCACTATCTCTCAAAACTGCATGGAACCCTTTCAGCCAAGATGTACCATTTCTAACTTTTGCTTCACATCCAATATTTTGGCATAAAG ACACTGAGGGGATGAAAGATTCTCTTTTTTCATCGGAACAAGAAAGAG ACGGCACTCTAGAAGAAAGAGCTATGTACGATATGGAGACGTTTGCTCAAAAGTTGCAACGAGCGATAGAGTCAATGCCATCATCTACTTGCTGTATCCATCACTCTCCGATAGTAATCCAGAGTTATTTAGGTGTCACCTCGCTACTTCACAACAAGATAAGTCTAGGATTCTTTAAAGTGAGGggaaaatttagtttttaa
- the LOC106720670 gene encoding tumor protein p63-regulated gene 1-like protein isoform X2: MSDILDDDLELRVGTLQLTSDNANADNRLDNASDAKSSNKNKNQLNANPSVLSGADSLSSSTSSFADARAEGISNPEPRNASEPERTVYPRYDVPFNRENIKDFFTFRKGVVENAIQECITALLFPEDGEYLGSWLLTEITLWDNEKERIVLLTSRLVMTIKYDFIAMKQLDFKKTYLDDLDTIAIGELVYPPSSLVPRLNGIATGVTTVVKDCVIDRLCRRPTGNEEAKLFDPKYFEPRERNLRGVRLMWNKGEPLSLKTAWNPFSQDVPFLTFASHPIFWHKDTEGMKDSLFSSEQERDGTLEERAMYDMETFAQKLQRAIESMPSSTCCIHHSPIVIQSYLGVTSLLHNKISLGFFKVRGKFSF, encoded by the exons ATGAGTGATATATTGGACGATGATTTAGAACTACGTGTTGGTACGTTACAGCTAACTTCAGATAATGCTAATGCAGATAATCGACTTGATAATGCGTCAGATGCTAAAAgttccaataaaaataaaaatcaattaaacgCGAATCCTTCTGTTCTGTCGGGTGCTGATTCACTTTCATCCTCCACATCTTCGTTTGCAG ATGCTAGAGCAGAAGGTATATCAAATCCAGAGCCAAGAAATGCATCAGAACCAGAGAGGACTGTGTACCCACGTTACGATGTGCCATTCAATAGAGAAAATATAAAGGACTTCTTTACATTCCGTAAAGGTGTTGTGGAGAATGCAATCCAAGAGTGCATCACAGCTTTACTGTTTCCTGAAGACGGGGAATACCTAGGATCCTGGTTACTTACCGA AATAACATTATGGGATAATGAGAAAGAAAGGATTGTTCTCCTGACATCGAGACTGGTTATGACAATCAAATACGATTTTATTGCAATGAAACagttagattttaaaaagacTTATTTAGATGATTTGGACACCATTGCAATAGGCGAGTTGGTTTATCCACCTTCATCTTTAGTACC TCGCTTAAATGGCATCGCAACAGGTGTGACAACAGTTGTCAAAGACTGTGTCATAGACCGCCTCTGCAGACGACCAACGGGCAATGAGGAAGCAAAATTGTTCGATCCCAAGTATTTTGAACCTAG gGAAAGAAATCTTCGTGGTGTGAGATTAATGTGGAACAAGGGCGAGCCACTATCTCTCAAAACTGCATGGAACCCTTTCAGCCAAGATGTACCATTTCTAACTTTTGCTTCACATCCAATATTTTGGCATAAAG ACACTGAGGGGATGAAAGATTCTCTTTTTTCATCGGAACAAGAAAGAG ACGGCACTCTAGAAGAAAGAGCTATGTACGATATGGAGACGTTTGCTCAAAAGTTGCAACGAGCGATAGAGTCAATGCCATCATCTACTTGCTGTATCCATCACTCTCCGATAGTAATCCAGAGTTATTTAGGTGTCACCTCGCTACTTCACAACAAGATAAGTCTAGGATTCTTTAAAGTGAGGggaaaatttagtttttaa
- the LOC106720670 gene encoding tumor protein p63-regulated gene 1-like protein isoform X6, producing MSDILDDDLELRVGTLQLTSDNANADNRLDNASDAKSSNKNKNQLNANPSVLSGADSLSSSTSSFAGRDARAEGISNPEPRNASEPERTVYPRYDVPFNRENIKDFFTFRKGVVENAIQECITALLFPEDGEYLGSWLLTEITLWDNEKERIVLLTSRLVMTIKYDFIAMKQLDFKKTYLDDLDTIAIGELVYPPSSLVPERNLRGVRLMWNKGEPLSLKTAWNPFSQDVPFLTFASHPIFWHKDTEGMKDSLFSSEQERDGTLEERAMYDMETFAQKLQRAIESMPSSTCCIHHSPIVIQSYLGVTSLLHNKISLGFFKVRGKFSF from the exons ATGAGTGATATATTGGACGATGATTTAGAACTACGTGTTGGTACGTTACAGCTAACTTCAGATAATGCTAATGCAGATAATCGACTTGATAATGCGTCAGATGCTAAAAgttccaataaaaataaaaatcaattaaacgCGAATCCTTCTGTTCTGTCGGGTGCTGATTCACTTTCATCCTCCACATCTTCGTTTGCAGGTAGAG ATGCTAGAGCAGAAGGTATATCAAATCCAGAGCCAAGAAATGCATCAGAACCAGAGAGGACTGTGTACCCACGTTACGATGTGCCATTCAATAGAGAAAATATAAAGGACTTCTTTACATTCCGTAAAGGTGTTGTGGAGAATGCAATCCAAGAGTGCATCACAGCTTTACTGTTTCCTGAAGACGGGGAATACCTAGGATCCTGGTTACTTACCGA AATAACATTATGGGATAATGAGAAAGAAAGGATTGTTCTCCTGACATCGAGACTGGTTATGACAATCAAATACGATTTTATTGCAATGAAACagttagattttaaaaagacTTATTTAGATGATTTGGACACCATTGCAATAGGCGAGTTGGTTTATCCACCTTCATCTTTAGTACC gGAAAGAAATCTTCGTGGTGTGAGATTAATGTGGAACAAGGGCGAGCCACTATCTCTCAAAACTGCATGGAACCCTTTCAGCCAAGATGTACCATTTCTAACTTTTGCTTCACATCCAATATTTTGGCATAAAG ACACTGAGGGGATGAAAGATTCTCTTTTTTCATCGGAACAAGAAAGAG ACGGCACTCTAGAAGAAAGAGCTATGTACGATATGGAGACGTTTGCTCAAAAGTTGCAACGAGCGATAGAGTCAATGCCATCATCTACTTGCTGTATCCATCACTCTCCGATAGTAATCCAGAGTTATTTAGGTGTCACCTCGCTACTTCACAACAAGATAAGTCTAGGATTCTTTAAAGTGAGGggaaaatttagtttttaa
- the LOC106720670 gene encoding tumor protein p63-regulated gene 1-like protein isoform X1, with protein sequence MSDILDDDLELRVGTLQLTSDNANADNRLDNASDAKSSNKNKNQLNANPSVLSGADSLSSSTSSFAGRDARAEGISNPEPRNASEPERTVYPRYDVPFNRENIKDFFTFRKGVVENAIQECITALLFPEDGEYLGSWLLTEITLWDNEKERIVLLTSRLVMTIKYDFIAMKQLDFKKTYLDDLDTIAIGELVYPPSSLVPRLNGIATGVTTVVKDCVIDRLCRRPTGNEEAKLFDPKYFEPRERNLRGVRLMWNKGEPLSLKTAWNPFSQDVPFLTFASHPIFWHKDTEGMKDSLFSSEQERDGTLEERAMYDMETFAQKLQRAIESMPSSTCCIHHSPIVIQSYLGVTSLLHNKISLGFFKVRGKFSF encoded by the exons ATGAGTGATATATTGGACGATGATTTAGAACTACGTGTTGGTACGTTACAGCTAACTTCAGATAATGCTAATGCAGATAATCGACTTGATAATGCGTCAGATGCTAAAAgttccaataaaaataaaaatcaattaaacgCGAATCCTTCTGTTCTGTCGGGTGCTGATTCACTTTCATCCTCCACATCTTCGTTTGCAGGTAGAG ATGCTAGAGCAGAAGGTATATCAAATCCAGAGCCAAGAAATGCATCAGAACCAGAGAGGACTGTGTACCCACGTTACGATGTGCCATTCAATAGAGAAAATATAAAGGACTTCTTTACATTCCGTAAAGGTGTTGTGGAGAATGCAATCCAAGAGTGCATCACAGCTTTACTGTTTCCTGAAGACGGGGAATACCTAGGATCCTGGTTACTTACCGA AATAACATTATGGGATAATGAGAAAGAAAGGATTGTTCTCCTGACATCGAGACTGGTTATGACAATCAAATACGATTTTATTGCAATGAAACagttagattttaaaaagacTTATTTAGATGATTTGGACACCATTGCAATAGGCGAGTTGGTTTATCCACCTTCATCTTTAGTACC TCGCTTAAATGGCATCGCAACAGGTGTGACAACAGTTGTCAAAGACTGTGTCATAGACCGCCTCTGCAGACGACCAACGGGCAATGAGGAAGCAAAATTGTTCGATCCCAAGTATTTTGAACCTAG gGAAAGAAATCTTCGTGGTGTGAGATTAATGTGGAACAAGGGCGAGCCACTATCTCTCAAAACTGCATGGAACCCTTTCAGCCAAGATGTACCATTTCTAACTTTTGCTTCACATCCAATATTTTGGCATAAAG ACACTGAGGGGATGAAAGATTCTCTTTTTTCATCGGAACAAGAAAGAG ACGGCACTCTAGAAGAAAGAGCTATGTACGATATGGAGACGTTTGCTCAAAAGTTGCAACGAGCGATAGAGTCAATGCCATCATCTACTTGCTGTATCCATCACTCTCCGATAGTAATCCAGAGTTATTTAGGTGTCACCTCGCTACTTCACAACAAGATAAGTCTAGGATTCTTTAAAGTGAGGggaaaatttagtttttaa
- the LOC106720670 gene encoding tumor protein p63-regulated gene 1-like protein isoform X4, with product MSDILDDDLELRVGTLQLTSDNANADNRLDNASDAKSSNKNKNQLNANPSVLSGADSLSSSTSSFAGRDARAEGISNPEPRNASEPERTVYPRYDVPFNRENIKDFFTFRKGVVENAIQECITALLFPEDGEYLGSWLLTEITLWDNEKERIVLLTSRLVMTIKYDFIAMKQLDFKKTYLDDLDTIAIGELVYPPSSLVPRLNGIATGVTTVVKDCVIDRLCRRPTGNEEAKLFDPKYFEPRERNLRGVRLMWNKGEPLSLKTAWNPFSQDVPFLTFASHPIFWHKDGTLEERAMYDMETFAQKLQRAIESMPSSTCCIHHSPIVIQSYLGVTSLLHNKISLGFFKVRGKFSF from the exons ATGAGTGATATATTGGACGATGATTTAGAACTACGTGTTGGTACGTTACAGCTAACTTCAGATAATGCTAATGCAGATAATCGACTTGATAATGCGTCAGATGCTAAAAgttccaataaaaataaaaatcaattaaacgCGAATCCTTCTGTTCTGTCGGGTGCTGATTCACTTTCATCCTCCACATCTTCGTTTGCAGGTAGAG ATGCTAGAGCAGAAGGTATATCAAATCCAGAGCCAAGAAATGCATCAGAACCAGAGAGGACTGTGTACCCACGTTACGATGTGCCATTCAATAGAGAAAATATAAAGGACTTCTTTACATTCCGTAAAGGTGTTGTGGAGAATGCAATCCAAGAGTGCATCACAGCTTTACTGTTTCCTGAAGACGGGGAATACCTAGGATCCTGGTTACTTACCGA AATAACATTATGGGATAATGAGAAAGAAAGGATTGTTCTCCTGACATCGAGACTGGTTATGACAATCAAATACGATTTTATTGCAATGAAACagttagattttaaaaagacTTATTTAGATGATTTGGACACCATTGCAATAGGCGAGTTGGTTTATCCACCTTCATCTTTAGTACC TCGCTTAAATGGCATCGCAACAGGTGTGACAACAGTTGTCAAAGACTGTGTCATAGACCGCCTCTGCAGACGACCAACGGGCAATGAGGAAGCAAAATTGTTCGATCCCAAGTATTTTGAACCTAG gGAAAGAAATCTTCGTGGTGTGAGATTAATGTGGAACAAGGGCGAGCCACTATCTCTCAAAACTGCATGGAACCCTTTCAGCCAAGATGTACCATTTCTAACTTTTGCTTCACATCCAATATTTTGGCATAAAG ACGGCACTCTAGAAGAAAGAGCTATGTACGATATGGAGACGTTTGCTCAAAAGTTGCAACGAGCGATAGAGTCAATGCCATCATCTACTTGCTGTATCCATCACTCTCCGATAGTAATCCAGAGTTATTTAGGTGTCACCTCGCTACTTCACAACAAGATAAGTCTAGGATTCTTTAAAGTGAGGggaaaatttagtttttaa
- the LOC106720670 gene encoding tumor protein p63-regulated gene 1-like protein isoform X5: MSDILDDDLELRVGTLQLTSDNANADNRLDNASDAKSSNKNKNQLNANPSVLSGADSLSSSTSSFADARAEGISNPEPRNASEPERTVYPRYDVPFNRENIKDFFTFRKGVVENAIQECITALLFPEDGEYLGSWLLTEITLWDNEKERIVLLTSRLVMTIKYDFIAMKQLDFKKTYLDDLDTIAIGELVYPPSSLVPRLNGIATGVTTVVKDCVIDRLCRRPTGNEEAKLFDPKYFEPRERNLRGVRLMWNKGEPLSLKTAWNPFSQDVPFLTFASHPIFWHKDGTLEERAMYDMETFAQKLQRAIESMPSSTCCIHHSPIVIQSYLGVTSLLHNKISLGFFKVRGKFSF, from the exons ATGAGTGATATATTGGACGATGATTTAGAACTACGTGTTGGTACGTTACAGCTAACTTCAGATAATGCTAATGCAGATAATCGACTTGATAATGCGTCAGATGCTAAAAgttccaataaaaataaaaatcaattaaacgCGAATCCTTCTGTTCTGTCGGGTGCTGATTCACTTTCATCCTCCACATCTTCGTTTGCAG ATGCTAGAGCAGAAGGTATATCAAATCCAGAGCCAAGAAATGCATCAGAACCAGAGAGGACTGTGTACCCACGTTACGATGTGCCATTCAATAGAGAAAATATAAAGGACTTCTTTACATTCCGTAAAGGTGTTGTGGAGAATGCAATCCAAGAGTGCATCACAGCTTTACTGTTTCCTGAAGACGGGGAATACCTAGGATCCTGGTTACTTACCGA AATAACATTATGGGATAATGAGAAAGAAAGGATTGTTCTCCTGACATCGAGACTGGTTATGACAATCAAATACGATTTTATTGCAATGAAACagttagattttaaaaagacTTATTTAGATGATTTGGACACCATTGCAATAGGCGAGTTGGTTTATCCACCTTCATCTTTAGTACC TCGCTTAAATGGCATCGCAACAGGTGTGACAACAGTTGTCAAAGACTGTGTCATAGACCGCCTCTGCAGACGACCAACGGGCAATGAGGAAGCAAAATTGTTCGATCCCAAGTATTTTGAACCTAG gGAAAGAAATCTTCGTGGTGTGAGATTAATGTGGAACAAGGGCGAGCCACTATCTCTCAAAACTGCATGGAACCCTTTCAGCCAAGATGTACCATTTCTAACTTTTGCTTCACATCCAATATTTTGGCATAAAG ACGGCACTCTAGAAGAAAGAGCTATGTACGATATGGAGACGTTTGCTCAAAAGTTGCAACGAGCGATAGAGTCAATGCCATCATCTACTTGCTGTATCCATCACTCTCCGATAGTAATCCAGAGTTATTTAGGTGTCACCTCGCTACTTCACAACAAGATAAGTCTAGGATTCTTTAAAGTGAGGggaaaatttagtttttaa